A single Streptomyces sp. 2114.4 DNA region contains:
- a CDS encoding sugar porter family MFS transporter: MSIATLSATPPPPSPGTARRTGRLFALTGAVVGVIYGYDTGSISGALVFLSKDFHLTEAEKGLVNSILVFGSIVGALIGGKLADALGRKAAMLIVAGSYAVFVALSAVAPNVVVLDTVRFLLGIAIGISIVAAPLYVAESTPARIRGASVAAYQVATVAGIVITYFVNWGLSDGGHWRWMLGLSAIPAAVILIPLLRLPDTPRWYILKGRTERAVEVMAMTDPDVDPREEVAVVASALDQESGGSARSLLRKPYARAALFVVGLGFFCQITGINAVTYYSPQIFEEMGFTGNGQNFLLPSFVQLASLAATVLALLIIDRLGRRVVLLCGIGTMVAMLAVLTAVFARGELHGASTWVGFAAILLFTAAFNFGFGSLIWVYASEAFPAQLRSTGASVMLTADLVANLLIAQFFPSLMAWAGAALTFAGLGVLALAALVFAAATAPETKGRQLEDIQEYWRNGGRWPASPPPVPASSGSLSGSAAPPTAAP; encoded by the coding sequence ATGTCCATTGCCACGCTCTCCGCGACGCCCCCGCCCCCGTCACCCGGGACCGCACGCCGCACCGGCAGACTGTTCGCGCTCACCGGCGCCGTCGTCGGCGTCATCTACGGCTACGACACCGGCAGCATCTCTGGTGCCCTGGTGTTCCTGAGCAAGGACTTTCATCTCACCGAGGCCGAAAAGGGCCTGGTCAACAGCATCCTGGTGTTCGGCTCCATCGTGGGCGCGCTGATCGGCGGCAAGCTCGCCGATGCCCTGGGCCGCAAGGCGGCGATGCTGATCGTCGCCGGCTCCTACGCCGTATTCGTGGCGCTCTCCGCCGTCGCGCCCAACGTCGTCGTGCTGGACACCGTCCGCTTCCTGCTCGGCATCGCCATCGGCATCTCGATCGTCGCCGCCCCGCTCTACGTCGCCGAATCGACTCCGGCGCGTATCCGCGGAGCCTCCGTCGCCGCCTACCAAGTCGCCACGGTCGCGGGCATCGTCATCACGTACTTCGTCAACTGGGGCCTGTCCGACGGCGGTCACTGGCGCTGGATGCTCGGTCTCTCCGCGATCCCCGCCGCAGTCATTCTGATCCCGTTGCTCAGGCTGCCGGACACCCCACGCTGGTACATCCTCAAGGGGCGCACGGAACGAGCTGTCGAGGTCATGGCCATGACCGACCCGGACGTCGATCCGCGTGAGGAGGTCGCTGTCGTGGCGTCCGCGCTCGACCAGGAGAGCGGTGGATCGGCGCGCTCCTTGCTGCGCAAGCCGTACGCCCGTGCCGCGCTCTTCGTCGTCGGCCTCGGATTCTTCTGCCAGATCACCGGCATCAACGCCGTGACGTACTACAGCCCGCAGATCTTCGAGGAGATGGGCTTCACCGGCAACGGCCAGAACTTCCTGCTGCCGTCCTTCGTCCAGCTCGCCTCGCTGGCCGCGACCGTCCTCGCCCTCCTCATCATCGACCGGCTCGGCCGCCGGGTGGTGCTGCTCTGCGGTATCGGCACGATGGTCGCCATGCTCGCCGTCCTGACCGCGGTCTTCGCCAGGGGCGAGCTGCACGGCGCCTCGACCTGGGTGGGCTTCGCCGCGATCCTGCTGTTCACCGCAGCCTTCAACTTCGGCTTCGGATCGCTGATCTGGGTCTATGCGAGCGAGGCCTTCCCCGCCCAGCTGCGCTCGACCGGAGCCTCGGTGATGCTCACCGCCGACCTGGTGGCCAACCTCCTGATCGCCCAGTTCTTCCCCTCTTTGATGGCCTGGGCCGGTGCGGCCCTGACCTTCGCGGGCCTTGGCGTCCTCGCGCTCGCCGCACTGGTCTTCGCCGCCGCCACCGCGCCCGAGACCAAGGGGCGTCAGTTGGAGGACATCCAGGAGTACTGGCGCAACGGGGGGCGCTGGCCCGCCTCGCCCCCGCCCGTTCCCGCGAGCTCCGGCTCGCTCAGTGGTTCAGCGGCGCCCCCGACGGCGGCTCCGTAG
- a CDS encoding trans-acting enoyl reductase family protein, whose amino-acid sequence MRRQDTFGRDHDLVLYGATGFAGALTAAYLAAHAPQGCRWALAGRNIAKLERLRDELTAINPDCAKLPLLRADSGDPHALRALAAGTRVLATTVGPYLLHGEPLVAACAAAGTDYVDLTGEPEFIDRMYVRHDATARASGARLVHACGFDSVPHDLGVLFTVRLLPEGVPVRIDGFVRTNATFSGGTLASALAVASRPVAMARAARDRQRAEPRPAGRTVRAPFGPPLRSGETRTWGVPLPTLDPQVIARSAAALERYGPDFRYRHYAGVRRLPIAVGGTVGVGALCALAQVPAARRWLSRRLEPGDGPGPERRARSWFRVRFVASGGGERLITEVSGGDPGYDETAKMLAESALSLAFDDLPETAGQVTTAVAMGDALTARLQDAGITFRVVQG is encoded by the coding sequence ATGCGACGGCAGGACACCTTCGGACGGGACCATGATCTCGTCCTCTACGGCGCGACCGGTTTTGCGGGCGCCCTCACGGCCGCCTACCTGGCCGCGCATGCTCCCCAGGGCTGCCGCTGGGCGCTGGCCGGGCGCAACATCGCCAAACTGGAGCGGCTGCGCGACGAGTTGACAGCGATCAACCCGGACTGTGCCAAACTGCCGCTGCTGCGGGCGGACAGTGGCGATCCCCACGCGCTGCGCGCCCTCGCCGCCGGTACCAGAGTGCTGGCGACGACCGTCGGGCCGTATCTGCTCCACGGTGAGCCGCTGGTCGCCGCCTGCGCCGCGGCAGGCACCGACTATGTCGATCTGACCGGGGAGCCGGAGTTCATCGACCGGATGTATGTGCGTCACGACGCAACGGCCCGCGCCTCCGGTGCGCGCCTCGTGCACGCCTGCGGATTCGACTCCGTTCCGCACGATTTGGGGGTGCTCTTCACGGTTCGGCTCCTCCCCGAAGGCGTCCCCGTACGGATCGACGGCTTCGTGCGGACCAACGCCACCTTTTCCGGCGGCACTCTGGCCTCGGCACTGGCCGTCGCATCGCGTCCGGTCGCCATGGCGCGGGCCGCCCGCGACCGGCAGCGGGCGGAGCCGCGACCGGCCGGCCGTACGGTGCGGGCGCCCTTCGGGCCGCCTCTCAGGAGCGGTGAAACACGCACCTGGGGCGTGCCGTTGCCGACCCTCGATCCTCAGGTCATCGCCCGCTCCGCCGCCGCGCTGGAGCGCTACGGGCCCGACTTCCGCTACCGCCACTACGCAGGCGTACGACGGCTGCCCATCGCCGTCGGCGGGACGGTGGGGGTGGGGGCCCTGTGCGCGCTCGCCCAGGTGCCGGCCGCGCGGCGCTGGTTGTCGCGGCGTCTGGAGCCGGGTGACGGGCCGGGCCCCGAGCGGCGCGCCCGCAGTTGGTTCCGGGTCCGCTTCGTCGCCTCCGGCGGTGGCGAACGCCTGATCACCGAGGTCTCGGGCGGTGACCCCGGCTACGACGAGACGGCGAAGATGCTCGCCGAGTCGGCGCTCAGCCTGGCCTTCGACGACCTGCCGGAGACCGCGGGGCAGGTGACCACCGCGGTTGCCATGGGGGATGCGCTGACGGCCCGCCTCCAGGATGCGGGCATCACCTTCCGCGTCGTCCAGGGGTAG
- a CDS encoding amidase: protein MPDALHQLDALDLAARLRRRDVSAREVVQAHLDRIEQVNPAVNALVTLDPEGALSAAALADDRLVRGAALPPLHGIPIAFKDTHLTRGMRTTHGSPLFADHVPDEDDLLVDRLQRAGAIRLGKTNVPEFAAGSHTFNPVFGTTRNPYDTTRSAGGSSGGAAAALAAGLQPLADGSDMGGSLRNPASFCNVVGLRPTPGRVPRHPGGDLWDTLSVPGPMGRTVADTALLLSVMAGPDPRCPIGLETPGEAFRVPLDRELRGLRVAWTPDLGGHAPADPDVLAVLEPQLRVLEELGCRIDTACPDLTGADDTFRTLRAHSFDLALGALLDSDRQALKPSIVQNIEQGRRLTAADLLTATATRSRLYLGILEFFSRYDLLLAPVSQVTPFDAELEYPREVAGRPTHSYLDWMRSAYLVSLLGVPALSVPAGFTPGGLPVGLQFIGAPRGDLAVLQAGHAYECATRHGRRRPELPTA from the coding sequence ATGCCCGATGCGCTCCATCAGCTCGATGCCCTCGACCTCGCCGCCCGGCTGCGCCGCCGCGACGTCTCCGCGCGGGAGGTCGTCCAGGCGCATCTGGACCGCATCGAACAGGTCAATCCGGCCGTCAACGCCCTCGTCACCCTCGACCCCGAAGGCGCACTCTCCGCGGCCGCGCTCGCCGACGATCGTCTCGTCCGGGGCGCCGCCCTCCCGCCCCTGCACGGGATTCCGATCGCCTTCAAGGACACCCATCTCACCCGCGGTATGCGCACCACACACGGCTCACCGCTCTTCGCCGACCACGTCCCCGACGAGGACGACTTGCTCGTCGACAGGCTGCAGCGGGCCGGCGCCATCCGCCTCGGCAAGACCAATGTTCCCGAATTCGCCGCCGGTTCCCACACCTTCAATCCCGTCTTCGGCACCACCCGAAATCCGTACGACACCACACGTTCGGCGGGCGGCAGCAGCGGCGGCGCCGCCGCGGCGCTCGCGGCCGGGCTGCAACCGCTCGCCGACGGCAGTGACATGGGCGGCTCGCTGCGCAACCCCGCATCCTTCTGCAATGTCGTCGGGCTGCGGCCGACGCCGGGACGCGTGCCCCGGCACCCCGGTGGCGACCTCTGGGACACCCTGTCGGTCCCCGGCCCGATGGGGCGGACCGTGGCGGATACGGCGCTGTTGCTGTCGGTCATGGCGGGTCCGGATCCGCGCTGCCCCATCGGTCTGGAGACCCCCGGCGAGGCGTTCCGGGTGCCCCTCGACCGCGAGTTGCGCGGCCTGCGCGTCGCCTGGACACCGGACCTCGGGGGCCATGCCCCGGCCGACCCGGACGTACTCGCCGTTCTGGAGCCGCAGTTGAGGGTCCTGGAAGAACTCGGCTGCCGTATCGACACCGCCTGCCCGGACCTCACCGGGGCCGACGACACCTTCCGTACGCTACGGGCACACAGCTTCGACCTGGCGCTCGGCGCCCTGCTCGACTCCGACCGGCAGGCCCTCAAACCCAGCATCGTCCAGAACATCGAGCAGGGCCGCCGGCTGACCGCCGCCGACCTGCTTACCGCCACCGCGACCCGCAGCCGGCTGTACCTCGGCATACTGGAATTCTTCTCCCGGTACGACCTGCTCCTGGCCCCGGTCAGCCAAGTCACGCCGTTCGACGCGGAGTTGGAGTATCCCCGCGAGGTCGCGGGCCGGCCCACCCACTCCTATCTGGACTGGATGCGATCGGCCTACCTCGTCTCCCTCCTCGGCGTGCCCGCCCTTTCGGTTCCCGCAGGATTCACCCCGGGCGGCCTGCCCGTGGGGCTGCAGTTCATCGGTGCGCCGCGCGGGGATCTCGCCGTCCTCCAAGCGGGGCATGCCTATGAGTGCGCCACGCGGCACGGGCGGCGCCGCCCGGAGCTGCCCACGGCCTGA
- a CDS encoding endonuclease V, translated as MDTPGTISCDDELRNWPADEDQARAVQDRLRPHVRLDEPGPEPGFEGTVVGVDVAYDDARDVVAAAAVALDARTRAVVDEATAVGQISFPYVPGLLAFREIPTVLDALARLTRTPDLVVCDGYGLAHPRRFGLASHLGVLTGLPTIGVAKNPFTFRYALPGPDRGATSPLLDGTEEVGRALRTQRGVKPVFVSVGHRIDLDRACAQTLHLAAYYRLPETTRAADALCRRALADA; from the coding sequence ATGGACACTCCCGGAACGATCTCCTGCGACGACGAACTGCGGAACTGGCCGGCCGACGAAGACCAGGCGCGCGCGGTCCAGGACCGGTTGCGGCCCCACGTGCGGCTCGATGAACCCGGTCCGGAACCGGGGTTCGAGGGCACGGTCGTCGGGGTGGACGTCGCCTACGACGACGCACGTGACGTCGTCGCCGCTGCCGCCGTCGCGCTGGACGCCCGTACGCGCGCCGTCGTCGACGAGGCGACCGCCGTCGGGCAGATCTCCTTCCCGTACGTCCCCGGCCTGCTCGCGTTCCGTGAGATTCCCACCGTGCTCGACGCCCTCGCCCGTCTCACCCGCACCCCTGACCTCGTGGTCTGCGACGGTTACGGGCTGGCGCACCCGCGCCGCTTCGGGCTCGCCAGCCACCTGGGCGTGCTGACCGGGCTGCCCACCATCGGTGTCGCCAAGAACCCCTTCACCTTCCGCTACGCCCTTCCCGGGCCGGACCGCGGCGCCACCTCTCCGCTTCTGGACGGAACGGAGGAGGTGGGACGTGCGCTGCGTACCCAAAGGGGCGTCAAGCCGGTCTTCGTCTCCGTGGGGCATCGCATCGACCTCGACCGTGCCTGTGCGCAAACGCTCCACCTGGCAGCGTATTACCGGCTCCCCGAGACGACCCGGGCCGCGGACGCGCTGTGCCGGAGGGCGCTCGCCGACGCCTGA
- a CDS encoding YciI family protein: protein MFVLELTYTAPLERVDALLQEHREWLEKEYAAGHFLAAGRKIPREGGVILAAGTDRATVERIVTEDPFALAGVCEYRITEFAATTTAPALEQYREPLPS, encoded by the coding sequence ATGTTCGTACTGGAGCTGACCTACACCGCGCCCCTCGAACGCGTCGACGCCCTCCTTCAGGAGCACCGGGAGTGGCTGGAGAAGGAGTACGCCGCCGGGCACTTCCTCGCCGCCGGCCGCAAGATCCCGCGGGAAGGCGGCGTGATTCTCGCCGCCGGGACGGACCGTGCGACCGTCGAGCGGATCGTGACCGAAGACCCGTTCGCCCTCGCCGGGGTGTGTGAGTACCGGATCACGGAGTTCGCGGCGACGACGACCGCCCCGGCTCTGGAGCAGTACCGGGAACCACTGCCGTCCTGA